One genomic window of Mycolicibacterium neoaurum includes the following:
- a CDS encoding response regulator transcription factor translates to MRVLIVEDEPRLSSTLAIGLRAEGFVVVEAANGVDGLWQATENDFDVVVLDIMLPGLNGYEVLRRMRAKSVWTPVLMLTAKDGEYDQTDAFDLGADDYLTKPFSFIVLVARLKALVRRAAPHQPPVLTAGTLSVDPGRRTVQRGDKALSLTPREFGLLEYLMRNKNVAVTKADILHNVWDAHYDGPDNVVEVYIGYVRRKIDIPFGTSTIETIRGVGYRLTAEDN, encoded by the coding sequence ATGAGAGTGCTGATCGTCGAGGACGAACCTCGGCTGAGTTCGACCCTGGCCATCGGTCTGCGGGCCGAGGGGTTCGTCGTCGTCGAAGCCGCCAATGGTGTGGACGGTCTGTGGCAGGCCACCGAGAACGATTTCGACGTCGTCGTGCTCGACATCATGCTGCCCGGTCTCAACGGTTACGAGGTCCTGCGGCGGATGCGCGCGAAATCGGTGTGGACCCCGGTGCTGATGCTCACCGCCAAAGACGGTGAGTACGACCAGACCGATGCCTTCGACCTGGGTGCCGACGACTATCTGACCAAACCGTTCTCGTTCATCGTGCTCGTCGCCCGGTTGAAGGCCCTCGTCCGGCGCGCGGCGCCGCACCAGCCACCTGTGCTCACCGCGGGGACGCTCTCGGTCGACCCGGGACGTCGTACGGTGCAACGAGGCGACAAGGCACTCTCGCTCACGCCGCGCGAGTTCGGCCTGCTGGAGTACCTGATGCGCAACAAGAACGTTGCGGTCACCAAGGCCGATATCCTGCACAACGTCTGGGACGCGCACTACGACGGACCGGACAATGTCGTCGAGGTGTACATCGGTTACGTCAGACGAAAAATCGATATCCCGTTCGGTACCAGCACCATCGAGACCATTCGCGGTGTCGGCTACCGGTTGACCGCCGAGGACAACTGA
- the ectA gene encoding diaminobutyrate acetyltransferase — translation MGQAPVLRRPRGGDAIAIRRLVAETDVLDLNSTYAYLLLATDFADTSVVAEIDGRVTGVITGYPPPNRRGVLFVWQVAVAPAVQGRGIAAAMLDHLVRRVARDGGDGPLTVEATVAPDNAPSRAFFSAFARRHGVPMSEQPHFTAAQLDPDLTHADEPLLRIGPIAAPEKTDRAL, via the coding sequence CTGGGCCAGGCGCCCGTACTGCGCCGGCCGCGCGGCGGCGATGCCATCGCCATCCGACGCCTGGTTGCCGAAACCGATGTGCTGGACCTCAATTCGACATACGCCTATCTCTTGCTCGCCACCGATTTCGCCGACACCTCGGTCGTCGCCGAGATCGACGGTCGCGTGACGGGAGTCATCACCGGTTACCCCCCGCCAAATCGGCGCGGGGTGTTGTTCGTCTGGCAGGTTGCCGTCGCGCCTGCGGTGCAAGGTAGGGGGATCGCCGCCGCGATGCTCGACCACCTGGTACGCCGCGTCGCACGAGACGGTGGTGACGGGCCGCTCACGGTGGAAGCCACGGTCGCCCCCGACAACGCGCCGTCGCGGGCGTTTTTCTCGGCGTTCGCCCGACGTCACGGTGTGCCTATGTCGGAGCAGCCCCATTTCACCGCGGCGCAACTCGACCCCGATCTGACGCATGCGGACGAACCGCTGCTGCGCATCGGACCCATCGCCGCTCCGGAGAAAACTGATCGAGCACTGTAA
- a CDS encoding DUF732 domain-containing protein: MAKFVLPAVAGLFAAGLAFAAPAYADEASYFTALTDYGYGDTSQDVALDLGYSVCKDLANGVPMQVTLDAIYENTNENVNHEDANFIYKTAIVHLC, translated from the coding sequence ATGGCAAAATTCGTGCTGCCCGCCGTCGCTGGTTTGTTCGCGGCCGGGCTCGCCTTCGCTGCGCCGGCCTATGCCGATGAGGCAAGCTATTTCACGGCCCTGACCGACTACGGATACGGGGACACCTCGCAGGATGTCGCCCTGGATCTCGGGTATTCGGTGTGTAAGGACCTGGCCAACGGGGTGCCCATGCAGGTCACCCTCGATGCGATCTACGAGAACACCAACGAGAACGTCAATCACGAAGACGCCAACTTCATCTACAAGACCGCCATCGTCCACCTCTGCTGA
- a CDS encoding LysR family transcriptional regulator: protein MDVHRLRMLRELADHGTVAAVAEVLSMTPSAVSQQLKTLQREAGVTLLEPAGRRVRLTDAGRVLVGHADQVLAALERAQADLDSYRSTPRGQVRVSFFPSGAAMLLAPLIGDARAQGVEVLGRDIDLPAADAPQQLADFDIVVVHRDDRDTSSWGPRFSSTVLLREPLDVLLWPTHPLATRPRVELSELAGQDWVGVAGGLMVDDAFKSMAIMTGSAPRIIQRVNDFRVAEELVAARIGIALLPRYVMLARDLVRVPIGDVRLARRIEAVTRAGAESRPAIALVLAQLSAIARGSLLRRVSRCWPDHPG, encoded by the coding sequence ATGGATGTGCATCGGCTACGGATGCTGCGCGAACTCGCCGACCACGGCACGGTCGCTGCGGTCGCCGAGGTGCTGTCGATGACGCCGTCCGCGGTCTCCCAGCAGTTGAAGACGTTGCAGCGCGAAGCCGGGGTCACGCTGCTGGAGCCGGCCGGCCGCCGGGTCCGACTCACCGATGCCGGCCGGGTGCTCGTCGGTCACGCCGACCAGGTGCTGGCAGCGCTGGAGCGAGCGCAGGCTGATCTGGACAGCTACCGCAGCACACCCCGCGGGCAGGTGAGGGTCTCGTTCTTCCCATCCGGTGCGGCGATGTTGTTGGCACCGTTGATCGGCGACGCCCGCGCGCAAGGTGTCGAGGTACTGGGACGCGATATCGACCTTCCGGCGGCCGATGCCCCACAACAACTCGCGGATTTCGACATCGTGGTCGTGCACCGGGACGACCGCGATACGAGTTCGTGGGGACCGAGGTTCAGCTCGACGGTGCTTCTGCGCGAACCACTCGATGTGTTGCTGTGGCCGACCCATCCGCTGGCAACGCGGCCCCGTGTCGAGCTCTCCGAACTCGCAGGTCAGGACTGGGTCGGCGTGGCGGGCGGCCTGATGGTCGACGATGCATTCAAGTCCATGGCCATCATGACCGGATCCGCCCCACGAATCATCCAGCGGGTGAACGACTTTCGTGTCGCCGAAGAACTCGTCGCCGCACGGATCGGCATCGCCCTGCTGCCCCGCTATGTGATGCTGGCCCGCGATCTGGTCCGCGTGCCGATCGGCGACGTGCGACTGGCCAGGCGGATCGAGGCCGTCACCCGCGCGGGCGCCGAGTCGCGCCCGGCGATCGCGCTGGTGCTGGCTCAGCTCAGTGCGATCGCGCGGGGATCGCTGCTTCGACGAGTGAGTAGGTGTTGGCCAGATCATCCTGGGTGA
- a CDS encoding HAMP domain-containing sensor histidine kinase codes for MRPVLTRPGEWGISARSAFVAASVVLGALAVTAVVVSWVLYQSMLAGVDNAAAARVARVAAAVATGGPAALEAELLSTDTRILSVQVIDGRANVVRRSPGAPDTPLIPIDQIGAGPLIGMPEQDSAVGQIRFSAQSVAGPDGDRYTVVVGEGSRVVISTVATVVGALAVAAPVVIGVSAAATYLLVRRSMRSVDDIRSRVAEITTSDLTGRVPVPEGRDEIAALAVTMNEMLARVEAGHAAQQRFVGDASHELRSPLATIISALEVAQAHPELLNTELAEHTLMPEAQRMRSLIDDLLLLARADERGWNLRRDDVDLDDLAAEAVRRMRREIGGPTDAGAGIAVRVAIEPVRVSGDPAALARVLRNLLDNAARHAVSSIEVDLRTTGDTAVLSIGDDGPGIPLSDRERVFDRFVRLDEGRSRDAGGTGLGLAIVSEIVAAHRGRVSIEDRPGGGTRAVVQLSSAVNR; via the coding sequence ATGCGACCCGTGCTGACCCGGCCAGGCGAATGGGGTATTTCGGCTCGGTCGGCCTTCGTCGCGGCGAGCGTGGTGCTCGGGGCGCTGGCGGTCACCGCTGTCGTGGTGTCCTGGGTTCTCTACCAATCGATGCTCGCCGGGGTCGACAATGCCGCGGCGGCGCGCGTGGCGAGGGTGGCCGCCGCGGTCGCCACCGGTGGTCCGGCCGCGCTGGAAGCCGAGCTGTTGTCGACCGACACCAGGATCCTGTCGGTCCAGGTGATCGACGGTCGGGCCAATGTCGTGCGGCGCTCGCCCGGTGCCCCGGATACCCCGTTGATCCCCATCGACCAGATCGGTGCCGGCCCGTTGATCGGTATGCCGGAACAGGATTCGGCCGTCGGTCAGATCCGGTTCAGTGCCCAGTCGGTCGCCGGGCCCGATGGGGATCGGTACACCGTGGTGGTCGGTGAGGGCAGCCGTGTGGTCATCTCCACCGTCGCCACCGTGGTCGGTGCGCTCGCCGTGGCGGCGCCCGTGGTGATCGGAGTCTCGGCTGCGGCAACGTATCTGCTGGTGCGCCGCTCGATGCGATCGGTGGACGATATCCGGTCCAGGGTTGCCGAGATCACCACATCCGATCTCACCGGTCGGGTGCCGGTGCCCGAGGGCCGTGACGAGATCGCGGCGCTCGCGGTGACGATGAACGAGATGCTCGCCCGGGTGGAGGCGGGCCACGCCGCCCAGCAGCGCTTCGTCGGCGACGCGTCCCACGAGTTGCGCAGCCCGCTGGCCACCATCATCTCGGCCCTCGAAGTAGCCCAGGCACATCCGGAACTGCTCAACACCGAGCTCGCCGAGCACACCCTGATGCCGGAGGCGCAACGTATGCGCTCGCTGATCGACGACCTGCTGCTGTTGGCTCGCGCCGATGAGCGCGGCTGGAATCTGCGTCGCGATGATGTCGACCTCGATGACCTGGCGGCCGAGGCGGTGCGGCGAATGCGTCGGGAGATCGGCGGACCGACGGACGCGGGAGCGGGTATCGCGGTGCGGGTCGCCATCGAACCCGTGCGGGTCAGCGGCGATCCGGCCGCGCTGGCCAGGGTCCTGCGCAACCTTCTCGACAATGCCGCGCGTCACGCGGTCTCGTCGATCGAGGTCGACCTGCGCACCACCGGTGACACCGCGGTGCTCAGTATCGGCGACGACGGGCCGGGGATCCCGTTGTCGGATCGGGAACGGGTGTTCGATCGTTTCGTGCGGCTGGACGAGGGCCGCTCACGCGATGCCGGTGGTACCGGTCTCGGGCTGGCCATCGTCTCGGAGATCGTCGCCGCGCACCGCGGCCGGGTGAGTATCGAGGACCGTCCCGGCGGCGGTACCCGCGCAGTGGTTCAGTTGTCCTCGGCGGTCAACCGGTAG
- a CDS encoding DMT family transporter: MTRFRVDLALLAVAAVWGSSYLAIKESAVPTGVFGFLAVRFTLAAVLLAVLMARRLRRITRAELVSGSLFGVILAVICITETYGVTRTSASNAGLIMALTVVITPLLARGGTPALFYVPAAMVVLGCVLLTQSGGFAPPGAGDALIALAAVVRALHITVMARRPGIVDPAAVTLVQLCTVSVLTAVPAAMLGQSDAVLDMSLRQWALTGYLAIACTVFAFGLQVWAVRRSTPARVALMLGTEPVWAVLIAVGLAGESLTMIGLLGAAMVLAGTQWGRAVETKPGACAPLPAGIGARSPTISRGGRWRSCR, translated from the coding sequence ATGACCCGATTTCGCGTCGATCTCGCACTGCTGGCCGTGGCGGCCGTTTGGGGGTCGAGTTACCTGGCCATCAAGGAATCGGCCGTTCCCACCGGGGTTTTCGGTTTCCTGGCGGTGCGCTTCACCCTGGCCGCGGTGTTGCTGGCCGTGCTGATGGCCCGGCGGCTGCGGCGCATCACGCGCGCCGAACTGGTCTCGGGCTCGCTGTTCGGGGTGATCCTTGCCGTCATCTGCATCACCGAGACCTACGGTGTGACGCGCACGTCGGCGTCGAACGCCGGACTCATCATGGCGCTCACCGTGGTGATCACCCCGTTGCTGGCGCGCGGCGGAACCCCAGCGCTGTTCTACGTGCCCGCGGCGATGGTGGTGCTCGGGTGTGTGCTGCTCACCCAGTCCGGCGGATTCGCACCACCCGGTGCCGGCGACGCATTGATCGCGCTGGCCGCCGTGGTGCGCGCACTCCACATCACCGTCATGGCGCGACGTCCGGGCATCGTCGATCCGGCGGCGGTGACCCTGGTCCAGCTGTGCACCGTATCGGTGCTGACAGCGGTACCGGCCGCAATGCTCGGTCAGTCCGACGCGGTGCTGGACATGTCGCTGCGCCAGTGGGCGCTGACCGGGTATCTCGCCATCGCCTGCACGGTGTTCGCGTTCGGACTGCAGGTCTGGGCGGTACGCCGGAGCACGCCCGCGCGGGTGGCCCTGATGCTCGGCACGGAACCCGTGTGGGCCGTCCTCATCGCCGTCGGCCTCGCCGGGGAGTCGCTGACAATGATCGGATTGCTCGGCGCAGCAATGGTTCTCGCGGGCACCCAATGGGGCCGCGCAGTGGAGACCAAGCCGGGCGCCTGCGCGCCGCTACCCGCCGGCATCGGCGCGCGGTCGCCGACGATCAGCAGAGGTGGACGATGGCGGTCTTGTAGATGA